A single region of the Sciurus carolinensis chromosome 16, mSciCar1.2, whole genome shotgun sequence genome encodes:
- the LOC124967585 gene encoding mitochondrial import receptor subunit TOM5 homolog, with protein MFRMEGLPPKLDPEEMKQNMREDVISSIWNFLIYVALLQVTPFILKKLDSI; from the coding sequence ATGTTCCGGATGGAGGGCCTCCCGCCGAAGCTGGACCCGGaggagatgaagcagaacatgcGTGAGGACGTGATCTCTTCCATATGGAACTTCCTCATCTACGTGGCCCTGTTGCAAGTCACTCCatttatcttaaagaaattgGACAGCATATGA